The Methanobacteriaceae archaeon DNA window AATTTTCCTATGGAACTACCACCTAATCTCGTATTTCCCTGTGCCCATAAAACTATGCCGGAACCTTGACCAGAATTATTAGAAGAATGTTCTATTTCAATATCAATATCATAACCTGTTTTTTTAAGAATTTTTTCTGCAGAAGATGCTTGTCGTTCAGCAACGTGAATAGGAAGATTTGAAGCGTGAGAAATACCTTTAATTGAATCTATTTCTGATTTTAATAGATTTATGGGATTAAGCTTTTTTAATGGGAAAATTTCAGCTTTTACTTCTCCTCCACCTTTAGGATAGTGGCCTCTTTTTATGAAATCTATATTGGCAGCATATCCCATTTTTTCCAATACTGGTAAAGTAACATTTTTAATATAATCTATTGATGGAGCCCATCGAATGTCAGTTCCACCAGTAATCTGAATTTTAGAAGACTTAGAAGCAAAAGGAGCTATAATCATGAAAGATTGTAATATTAATCCTATACTGCCCGCAGTTTTAACGTTCAACTGAAAATTTCCACTTTTTAATTCACCCGGATGAAACTCAAATTCAGATGAACCCAAATGCAAGCCATCAATAGAAGCATTGGAAATTTGGGCCACAGATTTAACCGAATTTAGATGTTGGGCGGCCAGTCCCATTTTAGTGCGTTTAGCACGGAT harbors:
- the rtcA gene encoding RNA 3'-terminal phosphate cyclase, with the protein product MIEIDGSLGEGGGSIVRISTALSALTSKPIHIFNIRAKRTKMGLAAQHLNSVKSVAQISNASIDGLHLGSSEFEFHPGELKSGNFQLNVKTAGSIGLILQSFMIIAPFASKSSKIQITGGTDIRWAPSIDYIKNVTLPVLEKMGYAANIDFIKRGHYPKGGGEVKAEIFPLKKLNPINLLKSEIDSIKGISHASNLPIHVAERQASSAEKILKKTGYDIDIEIEHSSNNSGQGSGIVLWAQGNTRLGGSSIGKLGKPAETVGEEAANELLNSLKTKSALDEHMGDQIIPYMAMAGKSEVEISNLTMHTLTNLNVVQKFLSVEFEVSCNGNALDFQDLEKKFEVSGQVIIKSK